CACCACCAAACCATTTATCGCTAAACGTTCCCCGCAAGTCTGCAAAATAGAGGTTAATTGCCCACCGTTACCACCAATGAAAACTCGGTTAGGAGTAGGTAAATTGGCTAAAACTTCCGGGGCAGAGCCGGCCACTACCTCGACGTTTTGCAGTTGAAATCGTTGGCAATTTTGTTCGATTAACCGTTGACCAGCGCTAGTTTTTTCAATGGCAAAAACTTTTCCCTGGGGACACAACCGGGCACCCTCGATCGCCACTGACCCGGTACCGGCCCCAATGTCCCAAATAATTTGTCGGGGTTGCAAGGATAAAGCGGCTAAAATTTGCACCCGGATAGGCTGTTTGGTAATCATGCCAGGGCGATCGTCAAAGCTAGCAAAGTGATGATCGGCGATGCCCAAAATGGGTAACTGATCCAGATCAATTAGGGGATTTTCTGGCTTTTGTTTAACTAGCACCACTACATTGAGGGGGGAAAAATCCGTTGCGGTTAGGGATGCTAAAGATGGCAAATCAAAGGCTTGAATCTGTTCATTTGTTGCCGCTAAGTTTTCACAAACCCAAGCTTGGTAAGTGGTGGTCAACCCCAAAGATAAACATAAATTGGCGATCGCCCCTGGATGATTTTGCCCATCGGTGAGAATGGCTAATTTTTTTGCTCCTTTTTGCAGGGCTTGTATGAGCAACTCGTTGGATCTTCCGTGGGCACTGATGATGGTGGCATCCTGCCAGGGCATTTTTAAACGATTAAAGGCTAGCTGAATGGAACTCAAATGGGGATGAAATTTTAATTGTTCCGGGGAAAATTTTTCCAGTAATAACCGTCCCAAGCCAAAGTACAGGGGATCACCGGAAGCTAAAACAACAATAGTTTCGTGTGACTTTAAAGTCTGATGAAACTGCTTGATTTTCTTTAAATCTGCTGAAAAATCCTTGATGACTAAACTTTTTTTGCCGTACTGCGGGAAGTAACTCAAATGGCGATCGCCGCCGGCCA
The genomic region above belongs to Synechocystis sp. PCC 6803 substr. PCC-P and contains:
- a CDS encoding bifunctional cobalt-precorrin-7 (C(5))-methyltransferase/cobalt-precorrin-6B (C(15))-methyltransferase, with protein sequence MIHVVGIGLNGAEGLTSSTLELIAQAKILAGGDRHLSYFPQYGKKSLVIKDFSADLKKIKQFHQTLKSHETIVVLASGDPLYFGLGRLLLEKFSPEQLKFHPHLSSIQLAFNRLKMPWQDATIISAHGRSNELLIQALQKGAKKLAILTDGQNHPGAIANLCLSLGLTTTYQAWVCENLAATNEQIQAFDLPSLASLTATDFSPLNVVVLVKQKPENPLIDLDQLPILGIADHHFASFDDRPGMITKQPIRVQILAALSLQPRQIIWDIGAGTGSVAIEGARLCPQGKVFAIEKTSAGQRLIEQNCQRFQLQNVEVVAGSAPEVLANLPTPNRVFIGGNGGQLTSILQTCGERLAINGLVVMAIASLEHLSLALGWFKQQQWQVKVQQVQISQSVKFAELTRFDPLNPIYLLTAGRNSMGNDDLG